ATGCCGTCAATGGCCTGAACACGCTGGATACCCATCCGGAAGCCGTGCGTCAGATCGCGGTCGCCGATCGGCTGCTCCTGACCAAGACCGACCTTGCCCCGGATGATGCGCTGGTCCGGCTCGGTGCGCGGCTCGTGGCGATCAATCCGGTCGCGGCGAAGAGCCAGGTCCGGAACGGGATCGTCGATCCTGCGAAGGTACTGGATGCCGGACTGTTCGATCCGGCGGCGCGCTCCGCCGATGTGGCGGGTTGGTTCGAGGCGGCGTCGATCGCCGCGAACGAGCCGCATCATCACGCGCATCACCACTGCGAGGGCGAAGCGTGCGGGCATCATAGCCACCACACGTACGACGTCGGCGTGTCGTCCTACAGCCTGATCATCGACGAGCCGATCCGCCGCGATCCCTTTGCGCGCTGGCTCGATTATGTCGCCGCGCTGAAGGGCGAGGACCTGCTGCGCTTCAAGGCGATTGTCCATGTCGCCGAGCAGCCCAATACGCCGGTCGTGGTGCATGGCGTGCAGCATGTCTTCCATCCGCCGATCACCCTCGCGGCCTGGCCGTCGGACGATCGCCGCTCGCGCCTCGTCTTCATCGTGCGCGGCATCCCGCGCGAGATCATCGAAAACACGCTGTGCAAATTTGCGTCGATCAGCCGTGACGCGATCCAACGCTCGGCGGCGTAAGCGGCATTTATTCATCGGTTATTGAGGGAGAGGGACATGACTGAGAACAAGAATTCGAAGCTACCGTCGGCAGGCGGGTTCAATCGGCGCAGTCTGCTGAAGGCCGCCGGCGCCAGCGGGCTTGCCACGGCGTTCAATATGCCGATGCCCAACATCGCGCACGCTGCCGGCAACACCATCAAGATCGGTTGGGTCGGCTGTCTCTCCGGCGTCCGTGCGCCGTTTGCCGAGCCCGACACCTGGATCCACGAGCGGATCAAGAAGCATGTCAAGGATGGCCTGAAGATTGGCGGCAAGACCTGGCAGGTCGAGTTCGTCTTCAAGGACAACCAGTCGGACCCGAACCGCTCATCGGTGGTCGCCAGCGAATTGGTGCTGCGCGAAAAATGCGACCTGATCCTGGTCGAGGACGGTGACGCGCAGGCGCCGGTGCAGGAACTGTCCGACGCCCGCGGCATCCCCTCGATCTCGACCATGGTGCCCTGGCAGGGCTGGATGTTTCCGCGCAAATCGACGCCGGACAAGGGCTTTCCCTACAGCTTCCATTTCTTCTGGGGCGCCGACGATGTCGTGAAGAATTTCATGGGCATGTGGCAGTCGGTCGACACCAACAAGAAGGTCGGCACGCTCTATATCGATAATCCGGCGGGTACGGCCTTCTCCGATCCGAAGCTCGGATTGCCGGCCGGCATCGCGCAGGGCGGCTATCAGGAATTCGCGGCCGGCAAGTTCCAGATCGCGACCGACGACTTCACCAATCAGGTCTCGGCCTTCAAGAACAACGGCATCGATATCGTCTCAGGCTTTACCTATGGCAATCACTGGGTGACGCTGTGGAATCAGGCCGCGCAGGCAGGCTTCCGGCCGCAGATATGCACGGTGGCAGCAGCCTTCCTGTTCCCGAGCGCGGTGAACGCACTCGGCGATCGCGGCGACGGCATGTCCACGGAAGTATGGTGGACGCCGGCCTATCCCTTCAAATCGTCATTGACCGGACAGAGCGCCGGCGAGCTTGCCGCGGAATGGGAAACCACGACGGGCAAGCAATGGACCCAGCCGATCGGATACGCCCATGCCCTGTGGGAGGTTGCGCTCGCCGCCCTGCAGAAGAGCGACCCGAAGGACAAGAACTCGCTGCGCGATGCGATTGCGGGTCTCGACATGGAGACCGTGGTCGGGCCCGTCAAGTTCAAGGGCACTCCAATCAAGAACGTCGCGGTGACCTCGCTGTCGGGCGGGCAATGGCGCAAGACCAAGGGTGGCAAGTCGAAATACGAGCTGCTGATCGTGCACAACGGCACCGCGCCGTTCATCCCGAAGCAGGCCGACCTCGCGCTGCTCTCCAAGCTCGCCTGAGATGGCACCGCTCCTGCGCGTCAGCGGACTGTGCAAGCGCTTTGGCGAGATCGTCGTCGCCGACGATGTCGGCTTCGAGCTGGCGCGCGGCGAGTGTCTCGGCGTGATCGGCCCGAACGGCGCCGGCAAGAGCTCGCTGTTGAACCTGATCGTCGGCCTCGTCGGGGCCGACGGTGGGTCGATCGTGCTCGACGGTGAGGACATCACCGCCTTGCCGCCGCATCGCCGCGCGCGCAAGGGCCTCGGGCGCGCGTTCCAGATTCCGCAGCCGTTTCCGCATCTGTCGGTCTATGAGAATGCGCTGGTTGCCGCCTGTTACGGCGCCGGCCTCGCCGGCGAGGCTGCGTCGACCTGGACGATGGAGGTGCTGCAGCGGACTGGGCTCGCGGCCAAGGCCGACAAGCTCGCCGGCGCCCTGCCGTTGATCGACCGCAAGCGGCTGGAGTTCGCCAAGGCGCTGGCATCCAGGCCGACATTGATCCTGCTCGACGAGATCGCGGCCGGCCTGACCGAGCCCGAGGTCGAGCGCCTGGTTGCCATCATTCAGTCGGTCAAGGCTGATCACGCGATCATCTGGATCGAGCACATTCCGCACGCCTTGCGCGCGGTTTCGGATCGTATCCTGGTGCTCAATTTCGGCCGCAAGGTTCTGGAGGGACCGCCGGCGGATGTCATGGACAGCGCCGTGGTGCGCGAAATCTACATGGGACTGAAGGCCGATGGCGTTGCTTGAGGTGAACGGCCTGCAGATCTTCTACGGCGATCTCCAGGCCGTGTTCGATATGAACTTCGTGGTCGGCGACAGTGAAGCCGTTGCGCTCGTCGGGGCCAACGGCGCCGGCAAATCCACGTTTCTCAAGGCCCTGGTCGGATTGAACGAGGCACGC
This genomic stretch from Bradyrhizobium sp. CCGB12 harbors:
- a CDS encoding ABC transporter substrate-binding protein encodes the protein MTENKNSKLPSAGGFNRRSLLKAAGASGLATAFNMPMPNIAHAAGNTIKIGWVGCLSGVRAPFAEPDTWIHERIKKHVKDGLKIGGKTWQVEFVFKDNQSDPNRSSVVASELVLREKCDLILVEDGDAQAPVQELSDARGIPSISTMVPWQGWMFPRKSTPDKGFPYSFHFFWGADDVVKNFMGMWQSVDTNKKVGTLYIDNPAGTAFSDPKLGLPAGIAQGGYQEFAAGKFQIATDDFTNQVSAFKNNGIDIVSGFTYGNHWVTLWNQAAQAGFRPQICTVAAAFLFPSAVNALGDRGDGMSTEVWWTPAYPFKSSLTGQSAGELAAEWETTTGKQWTQPIGYAHALWEVALAALQKSDPKDKNSLRDAIAGLDMETVVGPVKFKGTPIKNVAVTSLSGGQWRKTKGGKSKYELLIVHNGTAPFIPKQADLALLSKLA
- a CDS encoding GTP-binding protein, with product MVAADHIPVTVLTGFLGSGKTTVLNHLLRQPALNGVVAIINEFGEVALDHLLVEASEDRLALLDNGCICCSVREDLVETLADLASRRAAGTIPPFHRVLVETTGLADPVPVLHTLMTVPDIIERYRIDGIVATVDAVNGLNTLDTHPEAVRQIAVADRLLLTKTDLAPDDALVRLGARLVAINPVAAKSQVRNGIVDPAKVLDAGLFDPAARSADVAGWFEAASIAANEPHHHAHHHCEGEACGHHSHHTYDVGVSSYSLIIDEPIRRDPFARWLDYVAALKGEDLLRFKAIVHVAEQPNTPVVVHGVQHVFHPPITLAAWPSDDRRSRLVFIVRGIPREIIENTLCKFASISRDAIQRSAA
- a CDS encoding ABC transporter ATP-binding protein, with the translated sequence MAPLLRVSGLCKRFGEIVVADDVGFELARGECLGVIGPNGAGKSSLLNLIVGLVGADGGSIVLDGEDITALPPHRRARKGLGRAFQIPQPFPHLSVYENALVAACYGAGLAGEAASTWTMEVLQRTGLAAKADKLAGALPLIDRKRLEFAKALASRPTLILLDEIAAGLTEPEVERLVAIIQSVKADHAIIWIEHIPHALRAVSDRILVLNFGRKVLEGPPADVMDSAVVREIYMGLKADGVA